A window of Raineyella sp. W15-4 contains these coding sequences:
- a CDS encoding glycosyltransferase, protein MRVLRIFHSGVVDSWRERERALERAGADVTLLTARRWDEGGRMVDLTLRPGEKTRGVATIGRHPALFLYDPRPLWRALGEHWDVLDIHEEPFALATAEILALSRLRRRRAPYLLYSAQNLRKTYPIPFRWSERIALRHAAGVQVCNTAAGRICEDKGFPGAARLIPLGLDTDHFRPAGSGGPRRDPEGRVVVGYAGRLARHKGVDVLLDAVAGDPRLALRLAGAGPEEAELRARVTGGGADGRVEFLGPVDQADLPEFYRGLDVLAVPSLTTRSWVEQYGRVAVEAMACGTPVVASDSGALPDVVGGVGLLVPPGDPAALREALLRVGHDEQLAAELRARGLTRAATTSWDRVAEDLLAMYRAVRHEPDPARSGPAGTSTAEAVEDRSVEIVLVAFRSAELVRRALTPVASLPVTVVDNSSMPEIRAICAELGVTYLDSGRNGGFAYGVNTALRHRRRPAADVLLLNPDAVISIEDVEALHAALLADPGLASVGPSQVDGAGHPSRVAWPFPSPRATWLEAIGLGRWNRPDRYVIGSVLMLRAEALAQVGGLDERFFLYAEETDWAYRAALLGWRHAEVPSITAEHLGAATSTDSARRDTHFHASQERYLRKHFGAVGWQVARAGQVLGAALRAAVLTGERGRSAAARARTFARGPVRVEAALRVDEARQGEA, encoded by the coding sequence GTGCGCGTGCTGCGGATCTTCCACAGCGGTGTCGTCGACAGCTGGCGGGAGCGGGAACGCGCCCTGGAGCGGGCCGGCGCCGACGTCACCCTGCTGACCGCCCGACGTTGGGACGAGGGCGGCCGGATGGTCGACCTGACCCTCCGACCGGGCGAGAAGACCCGCGGTGTGGCGACGATCGGGCGTCACCCGGCACTCTTTCTCTACGACCCGCGGCCGCTCTGGCGCGCCCTCGGCGAGCACTGGGACGTCCTCGACATCCACGAGGAGCCGTTCGCCCTGGCCACCGCCGAGATCCTCGCCCTGAGCCGGCTGCGCCGCCGCCGTGCGCCGTACCTGCTCTACTCGGCGCAGAACCTCCGCAAGACCTATCCGATCCCGTTCCGATGGTCGGAACGGATCGCCCTGCGCCATGCGGCCGGGGTGCAGGTGTGCAACACCGCCGCCGGACGGATCTGCGAGGACAAGGGCTTTCCCGGCGCGGCGCGGCTGATCCCGCTGGGTCTCGACACCGACCATTTCCGTCCCGCCGGGAGTGGCGGGCCCCGGCGCGACCCGGAGGGGCGTGTCGTCGTGGGCTACGCCGGGCGGCTGGCCCGTCACAAGGGCGTCGATGTGCTGCTCGACGCGGTGGCCGGCGACCCTCGGCTGGCTCTGCGCCTCGCCGGGGCCGGTCCGGAGGAGGCGGAGCTGCGGGCCCGGGTGACGGGCGGCGGCGCCGACGGCCGGGTCGAGTTCCTGGGCCCGGTCGACCAGGCGGATCTTCCGGAGTTCTACCGCGGGCTGGACGTGCTGGCCGTGCCCTCGCTCACCACCCGCTCGTGGGTGGAGCAGTACGGTCGGGTGGCGGTCGAGGCGATGGCCTGCGGCACCCCGGTGGTGGCCAGCGACAGCGGCGCCCTGCCCGATGTGGTCGGCGGCGTCGGCCTGCTGGTGCCGCCCGGCGACCCGGCCGCGTTGCGGGAAGCACTGCTGCGGGTGGGACACGACGAGCAGTTGGCCGCCGAACTGCGGGCCCGGGGGCTGACGCGTGCCGCCACGACGTCCTGGGATCGGGTGGCCGAGGACCTGCTCGCGATGTACCGGGCCGTCCGGCACGAGCCCGACCCCGCCCGGTCCGGGCCGGCCGGCACGTCCACGGCCGAGGCCGTCGAGGACCGGAGCGTCGAGATCGTCCTGGTCGCCTTCCGCTCTGCGGAGCTGGTCCGGCGTGCGCTGACCCCGGTGGCCTCTCTGCCGGTCACCGTGGTGGACAACTCCTCGATGCCCGAGATCCGGGCGATCTGTGCGGAGCTGGGGGTGACTTACCTCGACTCCGGCCGCAACGGGGGCTTCGCCTACGGGGTCAACACCGCGCTGCGGCACCGCCGGCGACCGGCGGCGGACGTGCTGCTGCTCAACCCGGACGCGGTGATCTCGATCGAGGACGTCGAGGCGCTCCACGCCGCGTTGCTGGCCGATCCCGGGCTCGCCAGTGTCGGCCCCTCCCAGGTCGACGGGGCCGGGCACCCGTCGCGGGTCGCCTGGCCGTTCCCGTCGCCTCGCGCGACCTGGCTGGAGGCGATCGGTCTGGGCCGGTGGAACCGCCCCGACCGGTACGTGATCGGGTCGGTGCTGATGCTGCGGGCCGAGGCCCTCGCCCAGGTCGGGGGGCTCGACGAACGCTTCTTCCTCTACGCGGAGGAGACCGACTGGGCGTATCGGGCAGCACTGCTCGGCTGGCGCCACGCCGAGGTGCCGAGCATCACCGCGGAGCACCTCGGGGCGGCGACCAGCACCGACTCCGCCCGGCGGGACACGCATTTCCACGCCTCCCAGGAGCGCTACCTCCGCAAGCACTTCGGTGCCGTCGGCTGGCAGGTCGCCCGCGCCGGCCAGGTGCTCGGGGCGGCGCTGCGGGCCGCCGTGCTGACCGGCGAGCGCGGCCGGTCCGCTGCCGCCAGGGCCCGGACCTTCGCCAGGGGACCGGTCCGTGTCGAAGCGGCACTGCGGGTCGACGAGGCACGGCAGGGGGAGGCCTGA